The Natrinema pellirubrum DSM 15624 region TTTACGCGCTGTGTGGCCTACCCACCGATATGGCACAGCAGAGCGACTCCCTCGAGCCGTTCCGGGCGATCGAACTGCCCGACGGCAGCGATCCGATCTCGAAGGGGATCGTCCGGCGGATCCGCTCGAACGAGGGCACGATGACGGTCGAAATCGCGATCGATGGGCTCGGCGAAGACCTCGCCGAGCGGATCGTCGAACAGGTCCGGGGGGCGGCGCTTGCGCTGCCGGACGCGGACCACGTCCGCATCGAACCGGTCCGGGACGCGGACAAAGAGGTCGAACTGCCCACGGTCGATCACGTCCTGGCCGTCGCGAGCGCGAAAGGCGGGGTCGGCAAGACGACGGTCGCGGTCGCACTGGCGCGGACCCTCGCCGCCCGCGGGGTCGACGTCGGGCTGTTCGACGCGGACATCTACGGCCCGAACGTCCCCCACCTGCTCGAGGACGTCGACGGGCCGGTCCTGACGAACGAACACGGCCAGCCGGTGCCGCTGGAGGCCGAAAACGGACTCGAGATGCTCAGCCCCGGCGTGGCCGGCGGCGACGCGCCGACGGCGCGGCGGGGGGCGATCGCCTACGGTGCGGTCGAGAACCTGCTCGGACAGGGCGACTGGTCGGATCGCGACGTCATGATCATCGACATGCCCGCCGGCACGGACGACGTGGTCGGAGCGGCGCTGGAACACGTCCCCGTCGACGGGGCCGTCTTCGTCACGACCCCCTTCGACGCGAGCGTCGACGACACGAAACGGACCGTCGACTTGTTCGCCGAGAACGGGGTCGCTCCGGTCGCCGGGGTCGTCAACATGAACAGCTTCGACTGCGAGTGCTGTGGGGAGCGCAACCGGCTGTTCGAGGACCCCGTCGACATCGACGTCCCCGTCGCCCACGACCTCCCGTTCGATCGCACCCTTCAGCGCGCTCCCGGCGGGACCGACTCGCACGAGACGATCGACGCGCTGGCCGAGACCGTCGAATCGTTCATCGACGAGGTCCTCGAGGACGTCCCCAAGGACGCGTTCGATCTGCGGGGGCTGCCGCGGGCCAGCCAGACGCGCCAGCTGTGTGATGAGCTGGCGGCCGCCGACGCCGGGGACACCGTCCGGGTCGTCGTCGAGGACCCCGAATGGGTCCGGGACGCCCTCCGGAGCGACGCCGGCGAACTACTCGCGGACGTCGACCGGGAGGGGATCGCCACCACCGGTGCGTTGCTGGCAGTGACGCGGCGCTGATCGGCGTATGACCCCGGGCCGGACGTAGCGGCACGGTGACGACGGTTTTCGCGACTGCTGGATCCGTTTTATATAGTATGTTCCGCCTGCGCGTGCGAAACTGAAGACTCGGCACAACGACGAGGGACGCTACTTACCGACCCGACTTGAATACCGCAACAGTTGCAGGTAGCCGGAATCGGCGATACCCGATAATTCCGGGACGTGATGCCGTTTGAACCGTGATTTATAAACCTGTACCAGTGAAGGAACAGGGCAAGTACATAAATGGTCGGGCGAACACCTCCAGACCGTTCCTGTCAGATAAGAACGGTGGTGAGCCACTTACAGTACCGATCACCATCCGTCACACATGGTGCTCGAACAGTCACCGCGGCACCGGCTCTCGAGCGTGATCGACGCCGGGAGGTGGTGTCGCCATGGCTAACCGCGATCGGAGCGTCGACTCGGCAAACGAGCGGTCGGCCGAAGGAACGTCGGTCTCCCGTCGGACGCTCCTCGGTGGCGCAGGGGCAGCCGGCGTCGCCGGGTTCGCGGGCTGTCTCCGACTGTTTACCGACGACGGGGAGGGGAACGGCAACGGGACGTCGACGGCGTCGAAGCTGAACCCGCTGACGGAGTACCCCAACCGGGAGTGGGAGAGCCACTACCGCGACGTCTGGGACGTCGACGACACCTACTACCTGGCGTGTCGGCCGAACGATACGCACAACTGTTACCTCGAGGCGAACGTCAAGAACGGGGTCGTGACGCGTCTCGGCCCGTCGATGAACTACGGCGAGGCCGAGGACCTGTACGGGAATCAGGCCTCGGACCGCTGGGACCCGCGGGTCTGTCAGAAGGGCCTGTCGATGGTCGAGCGCTTCTACGGCGAACGCCGCGTCACCTCGCCGATGATCCGGCAGGGGTTCAAAGACTGGGTCGACGAGGGCTTCCCGCGCGAGGAGGACGGCTCGATGCCCGAGGAATACGCCAAGCGTGGGGAAGACAGCTGGTACGAGGCGAGCTGGGACGAGGCCTACGAGTACGCCGCCAAGACGTTCTTAGAACTCGCCGACCACTACTCCGGGGCGGACGCCCAGGAGCTGCTGCTCGAGCAGGGGTACGACGACCGCGTCGTCGAGGAGATGCAAGGCGTCGGGACCCGTACGATGAAGTTCCGGGGCGGGATGCCGATGCTCAGTACCATCGGGCTGTTCGGCGAGTACCGCTTTGCCAACTCGATGGCGCTCGTCGATCACCACGTCCGCGACGTGGGCGAGGACGAAGCGCTCGGCGGCGTCGGCGGGGACAACTACACGTTCCACACGGACCTCCCGCCGGGCCATCCGATGGTGACCGGCCAGCAGACGGTCGACTTCGACCTGGCGAACGTCGAGTACGCCGACAACATCGTCCTGGCCGGGATCAACTGGATGTGTACGAAGATGGCCGACTCCCACTGGCTCACCGAGGCCAGGATGAACGGCGCGAACGTGACCGGCATCTTCACCGACTACAACGCCACGTCCTCGAAGTGTGACGAGCTGGTCATCATTCGCCCGGCGACCGACTCGGCGCTGTTCCTCGGCGTCGCCCAGCAGATCATCGCCACCGACGGCTACGACGCGGAGTTCGTCCGGTCGAACACGGACCTGCCCCTGTTGGTCCGCATGGATACGGGCGACCACCTCCGTGCGAGCGACGTCTTCGAGGACTACGACCCGGCGGACCTCGAGCGGACGCAGGTCGCGCCGGCCGACGAACACCCGGCCCCGACGACCGTCGACACCGCAGACCAGTGGATCACCCCGGACCAGCGCGAGGACTGGGACGACTTCGTGGTCTACGACGACGCGGCCGGCGGCGTTCGGGCCGTCGACCGCGAGGCGGTCGGCGAGGAGTTCGACGTCGACGCGGCGCTGGAGGGCAGCTGGGAACTCGAACTCGCCGACGGCGACATCGTCGAGGTCCGCCCGGTGTTCGACCTCGTCAAGGAGTACCTCGACACGACGTGGGACCCCGAGTCCACCGCCGAGGTCACCGGGACCGAACCCGAGGCGGTCACGAACCTCGCCGAGCAGTTCGCCGACAACAAGGAGAGTACCCTGCTGCTCACCGGGATGGGGCCCAACCAGTACTTCAACGGCGACCTGAAAGACCGCGCGGCCTTCCTGGTGGCGTCGCTGACCAGCAACGTCGGCACCCACAGCGGCAACGTCGGCAGTTACGCGGGCAACTACCGCGCGGCGATGCTCAACGGGATCCCCCACTACCACCTCGAGGATCCCTTCGATCCCGAACTCGACCCCGACGCCGACTCGCGGGTCGATAGCCGGATCA contains the following coding sequences:
- a CDS encoding P-loop NTPase, whose product is MAQQSDSLEPFRAIELPDGSDPISKGIVRRIRSNEGTMTVEIAIDGLGEDLAERIVEQVRGAALALPDADHVRIEPVRDADKEVELPTVDHVLAVASAKGGVGKTTVAVALARTLAARGVDVGLFDADIYGPNVPHLLEDVDGPVLTNEHGQPVPLEAENGLEMLSPGVAGGDAPTARRGAIAYGAVENLLGQGDWSDRDVMIIDMPAGTDDVVGAALEHVPVDGAVFVTTPFDASVDDTKRTVDLFAENGVAPVAGVVNMNSFDCECCGERNRLFEDPVDIDVPVAHDLPFDRTLQRAPGGTDSHETIDALAETVESFIDEVLEDVPKDAFDLRGLPRASQTRQLCDELAAADAGDTVRVVVEDPEWVRDALRSDAGELLADVDREGIATTGALLAVTRR
- a CDS encoding molybdopterin-dependent oxidoreductase, producing MANRDRSVDSANERSAEGTSVSRRTLLGGAGAAGVAGFAGCLRLFTDDGEGNGNGTSTASKLNPLTEYPNREWESHYRDVWDVDDTYYLACRPNDTHNCYLEANVKNGVVTRLGPSMNYGEAEDLYGNQASDRWDPRVCQKGLSMVERFYGERRVTSPMIRQGFKDWVDEGFPREEDGSMPEEYAKRGEDSWYEASWDEAYEYAAKTFLELADHYSGADAQELLLEQGYDDRVVEEMQGVGTRTMKFRGGMPMLSTIGLFGEYRFANSMALVDHHVRDVGEDEALGGVGGDNYTFHTDLPPGHPMVTGQQTVDFDLANVEYADNIVLAGINWMCTKMADSHWLTEARMNGANVTGIFTDYNATSSKCDELVIIRPATDSALFLGVAQQIIATDGYDAEFVRSNTDLPLLVRMDTGDHLRASDVFEDYDPADLERTQVAPADEHPAPTTVDTADQWITPDQREDWDDFVVYDDAAGGVRAVDREAVGEEFDVDAALEGSWELELADGDIVEVRPVFDLVKEYLDTTWDPESTAEVTGTEPEAVTNLAEQFADNKESTLLLTGMGPNQYFNGDLKDRAAFLVASLTSNVGTHSGNVGSYAGNYRAAMLNGIPHYHLEDPFDPELDPDADSRVDSRITMESMHFYSNLDKPLKIEGEYHMGDSHMNTPTKSLWVAGSNSILGNAKGSYKIIEGLLRTGKLEAFFCNEWWWTMTCEYSDIVFPADSWAEQNVHDLTASVTNPFLMVFPETGIDRVYDTRHDCQIYQGVAEKLAEKLDEPRLEQMWEFIDEDEYRGKPYVQRILDNSNMTKGYDAETLIEKAERGEPALMMSTTYPKKIGTRQANDDEPWYTKTGRLEFLREEETWTEVGETLPVHREAVDGTIYKPNVIVDDGDHPLIDPETPDDLGWDDDNIEDASARQVRNEVVSTDALVNSSHPLQDVDPGFKYSFMTPKYRHGAHTFCNALPNIAVWWGPFGDRDRKDDRKPYFGEGYVEMNPEDAKEEGFEDGDYVWVDADPNDRPYPSANGDPDEYSRALMRVRYQPAMPRGVTRSWHNLNQASHGTTEATPDRTGMAKNEETDYVSLYRRGGHQSMTRSWLRPTILTDEMNRKGLMGQSIGKGFAPDVHCANGAPRESFVKFEKEGDAGEDGEGLWRPAEMGLRPGYETETMQRYLDGDFTSTEGD